A genomic stretch from Oscarella lobularis chromosome 11, ooOscLobu1.1, whole genome shotgun sequence includes:
- the LOC136192800 gene encoding uncharacterized protein, translated as MEAVTTMAERDLRAQLSDALLKHVRRSSSTDRGDPSSYTEYEKARTRLFAIYSNSPHNLDESRFNAIIQDVEDACFASSKAAVDRHITVLNSPKSTANEISSSCYDLSFVHFRPWYQQERYYSADYFARRDGIRRLVEIIGSRPVREVLRYALSACWNFCSSDYRSRLLIREGILDVLKPLMKESSREEKRKCYGLLWGLLEFQDIQIQVVEFGFLDIFCKTIKDSDDMKDVELALGCTHCCCSNFRLHEQAIQSGLVDVIFSTCVKVIADFNYEYDEEDRLATIMLAYTGYNALASLCLHVNAKQRLETVHNRVHVCDGKVKDLIDNMDEKLQPMSDWMEKNDPDEIREREDGHYVWRYMRPFTVLLFGRHPVVRRMGAFAAANLMQGAENREICAREDGNSYAPIQCTAWGRDERARQWAKKAMSYIYADQSDPPPLQAICRYYISDNFERFSDSSLRRLPRVLQRSITPFDH; from the exons ATGGAGGcggtgacgacgatggcGGAGCGGGATCTCCGCGCTCAGCTGTCCGACGCCCTCCTCAAGCACGTACGCCGTTCGAGTTCGACCGACCGCGGCGATCCGTCTTCGTACACGGAATACGAAAAGGCGCGCACCCGTTTATTCGCAATCTACTCCAATTCGCCGCACAACCTCGACGAATCGCGATTCAACGCGATCATTCAGGACGTCGAGGACGCGTGCTTCGCGTCGAGCAAGGCGGCAGTCGACAGGCACATCACCGTGTTGAATTCGCCGAAATCAACGGCGAATGAAATCAGTAGTTCGTGCTACGATCTTTCCTTCGTCCACTTTCGGCCCTGGTATCAACAGGAGCGCTATTACAGCGCCGACTATTTtgcgcgacgcgacggcattcgtcgtctcgtcgaaatcaTCGGAAGTCGTCCGGTTCGCGAAGTGCTTCGCTACGCCTTgtccgcctgctggaatttCTGCTCGAGTGACTATCGCAGTCGGCTGCTGATTAGGGAGGGAATACTCGACGTGCTGAAGCCGCTTATGAAGGAGTCGAGTCGTGAGGAGAAACGAAAATGCTACGGTCTTCTGTGGGGATTGCTCGAGTTTCAAGATATTCAA ATCCAGGTCGTTGAATTTGGTTTCCTCGACATCTTTTGCAAAACGATCAAGGACTCGGATGACatgaaagacgtcgaattggcACTTGGATGCACTCACTGCTGCTGTTCGAATTTTCGCCTTCACGAACAAGCAATCCAGTCCGGCTTggtcgacgtcattttctctaCGTGCGTGAAGGTCATAGCCGACTTCAATTACGAatacgacgaagaggatcgTCTCGCAACGATTATGCTGGCCTACACGGGCTACAACGCGCTGGCATCTCTCTGCCTTCACGTCAACGCCAAACAACGGCTTGAGACCGTGCACAATCGAGTTCACGTTTGCGACGGAAAAGTAAAGGACCTCATTGATAATATGGACGAAAAACTCCAACCCATGTCGGACTGGATGGAGAAGAATGATCCCGACGAG ATTCGAGAGCGCGAGGACGGGCACTACGTTTGGCGTTACATGCGCCCGTTCaccgttcttctctttggtCGACATCCCGTGGTTCGGCGTATGGGcgcgttcgccgccgccaatcTCATGCAGGGCGCCGAAAATCGGGAGATATGCGCGCGAGAGGACGGCAACAGCTACGCGCCGATTCAGTGCACGGCGTGGGGTCGCGACGAGCGAGCGAGACAGTGGGCCAAGAAGGCAATGAGCTAC ATCTATGCCGATCAATCTGATCCTCCGCCTCTTCAAGCCATATGTCGCTATTATATATCAGACAATTTTGAACGCTTTTCCGATAGTTCTTTACGTCGTTTGCCTCGCGTTCTTCAGAGATCAATAACTCCGTTTGATCATTGA
- the LOC136192796 gene encoding uncharacterized protein produces the protein MKRAFVVVLTVLVCLSESLDPDWVSAYNVIWNTTTADERGSLPLGNGDIASNVWLENKTGDVLFYLAKADAWDVNAQLLKVGRIRLHFDPPLYTSSTSDFRQALDLLRASVNISSEGYEVLLFVDALLPAFRVQAARTDEKSFSVKASLEVWRNDTTPVPKSWVGGQFCKSRFMFPDTVVNTIPFSPDVLLWYHRNYPTNSTFWSDSLTLQGLDSLNGSLHDPLTNVTFGGLIQGVALKRTDPTTLSGSNIQSLDMAVTLLTQQMDSVEDWTMLLAKQTYANPAVTKSYENTAEWWGKFWTQSGVIVDSKTSDDGHVISAQAAYQRFLDACDGRGAYPIKFNGQLFTADDGTNGPDYRDWGGGIWWQNTRQPYYNALASGDLDMLRSFYQFYVKLLPLVQGRTKIYFNHSGGFFPETMTAFGTYDNNGFGYGCSEKANHIASNTYIRYHIVGSLELVFLLLDDFDFTGNKTVAQSYLLPIAQTVLTYYDKHWPNKDSKTGKTVFFPSQSLETWQCPNIPATVSTCVTNPTPDVAGLHAILPRMLQLKSKGINVSDDDQNRWQQMLNDLPDVATTKDAHGNVYIMPGELLPSHESNSENTELYVVHPFRLYAYGMSDADLAVAKLTYANRRHPCNDGWCQDIMDAAILGITDDAMKMVVQRARAAPQSGWRFTGFAAHDQDYEPSVDHLNTMRTALHYMLVQWSSTNNTVYLFPSWPVDAWDVTFRLFAPGNTLIEASCVGGKLTSLIVTPQSRLSDVIVVNCKKSE, from the coding sequence ATGAAAAGggcttttgtcgtcgttttaaCCGTCCTCGTTTGCTTGAGTGAGAGCCTCGATCCCGACTGGGTTTCCGCGTATAACGTCATCTGGAACACGACTACGGCCGACGAAAGAGGCTCGTTGCCGCTGGGAAACGGAGATATAGCCAGCAACGTCTGGTTGGAGAATAAGACCGGTGACGTGCTTTTCTATCTGGCAAAAGCCGACGCGTGGGACGTCAACGCGCAACTGCTCAAAGTCGGACGCATTCGCCTTCATTTTGACCCTCCTCTCTATACTTCCTCCACGAGTGACTTTCGCCAGGCGCTCGATCTTCTGCGCGCGAGCGTCAATATCTCTTCTGAAGGTTACGAAGTTCTTTTGTTTGTCGATGCTCTTCTTCCCGCTTTTCGAGTCCAAGCTGCACGCACGGACGAGAAATCGTTTTCGGTCAAAGCCTCTCTGGAAGTCTGGCGCAACGATACGACACCCGTGCCAAAATCGTGGGTAGGTGGACAGTTTTGCAAGAGTCGATTCATGTTCCCCGATACCGTTGTCAATACGATTCCTTTTTCGCCAGACGTCCTCCTTTGGTATCATCGAAACTATCCCACGAACAGCACCTTCTGGTCTGATTCCCTCACACTACAGGGCCTCGATTCTCTCAACGGTTCACTGCACGATCCACTGACAAACGTCACGTTTGGCGGATTGATCCAAGGTGTCGCATTGAAGAGAACAGATCCGACAACACTTTCCGGGTCGAATATTCAATCGCTCGATATGGCGGTAACACTTCTGACGCAACAGATGGATTCGGTAGAGGACTGGACGATGTTGCTAGCAAAACAGACATACGCAAATCCAGCTGTGACGAAAAGTTACGAGAACACAGCCGAGTGGTGGGGAAAATTCTGGACGCAATCCGGCGTTATAGTCGATTCAAAGACAAGCGACGACGGGCACGTAATCTCTGCACAGGCCGCCTATCAACGATTCTTAGACGCGTGTGACGGTCGAGGTGCCTATCCCATCAAATTCAACGGTCAACTGTTCACGGCTGACGACGGCACAAACGGGCCAGACTACCGCGACTGGGGCGGCGGCATTTGGTGGCAAAATACTCGTCAACCGTATTACAACGCTCTCGCTTCGGGCGACCTCGACATGTTGCGCAGTTTCTATCAGTTCTACGTGAAACTGTTGCCACTCGTTCAAGGTCGAACGAAGATATATTTCAATCACAGCGGAGGTTTTTTTCCCGAGACGATGACTGCTTTCGGTACGTATGACAACAATGGATTCGGATACGGATGCAGCGAGAAAGCAAATCACATTGCGTCGAACACTTACATTCGCTATCACATCGTCGGCTCTTTGGAATTGGtctttttgcttttggaCGACTTCGATTTCACCGGCAACAAGACCGTCGCTCAGTCCTACTTGCTCCCCATCGCGCAAACCGTGCTGACCTATTACGACAAACACTGGCCCAACAAGGATTCAAAGACAGGAAAAACCGTCTTCTTTCCCAGCCAGTCGTTGGAAACGTGGCAGTGTCCCAATATTCCGGCCACTGTCTCGACGTGCGTCACGAATCCAACGCCGGACGTCGCCGGCCTTCACGCCATTCTTCCTCGAATGCTTCAGCTCAAATCAAAAGGTATCAACGTATCGGACGACGATCAGAATCGCTGGCAACAAATGCTCAACGACCTCCCcgacgtggcgacgacgaaggacgCCCACGGCAACGTCTACATCATGCCCGGCGAACTGCTGCCGTCTCACGAATCGAACAGCGAAAACACGGAGCTCTACGTCGTCCACCCGTTTCGTCTCTACGCGTACGGAATGTCGGACGCcgatctcgccgtcgccaaaCTCACCTACGCAAATCGACGGCACCCGTGCAACGACGGATGGTGCCAAGACATCATGGACGCGGCGATCCTCGGCATCACTGACGACGCTATGAAAATGGTCGTTCAGCGCGCTCGCGCCGCGCCGCAATCAGGATGGCGTTTCACCGGTTTCGCCGCTCACGATCAGGACTACGAGCCGAGCGTCGATCATCTGAATACGATGAGAACGGCACTTCACTATATGCTCGTGCAAtggtcgtcgacgaataaTACCGTCTATCTGTTTCCGTCTTGGCCGGTCGACGCGTGGGACGTCACCTTTCGGCTCTTTGCGCCGGGAAATACGCTGATTGAGGCGAGCTGCGTCGGTGGAaagttgacgtcgttgatcgTCACTCCCCAGTCGCGTCTCAGCGATGTCATCGTGGTCAACTGCAAGAAAAGCGAATGA